One Endozoicomonas gorgoniicola DNA window includes the following coding sequences:
- a CDS encoding IS110 family RNA-guided transposase codes for MQSILKCCAGLDVHKMMVMATVQTEDENGEIKEITQSFKTYRRERRKLRDFLVKHQVELVVMESTGVYWKCVHETLIKAGLKVWVVNARHVKNVPGRKTDVQDSQWLATLGRCGLLRPSFVPPPDIEQLRLLFRRRQKLVGQLAGEKTRLHKVLDDAGIRLGGVVSDIHGKSAQEMIQGLIDGLPPQELVKFARGKLKSKTKELFDSMEGSLSSAHLTVLKSIRKHIQYLDDEVAELDAGIRNIVQTQYREPWQLLQTLPGVDEIAAAGLIAEIGDDMSAFGSRESLASWAGLCPGNNESAGKRKSGKTRKGNQSLRRLMCEISQAAVKTKSQFKGKHQSLTIRRGYKRSIIAIGHKMLRVIYCILTRLTPYKDPEIDYEALTVHRNAPRWLQMLQKYNYLPALTKE; via the coding sequence ATGCAGTCAATTTTGAAATGTTGTGCTGGCCTCGATGTTCACAAGATGATGGTCATGGCGACTGTTCAGACCGAAGATGAAAACGGCGAAATCAAAGAGATCACTCAGTCGTTCAAGACGTATCGACGTGAACGCAGGAAGCTTCGCGACTTCCTGGTGAAACATCAGGTTGAGCTCGTAGTCATGGAAAGTACTGGCGTTTACTGGAAATGCGTTCACGAAACTCTGATTAAAGCAGGCCTCAAGGTCTGGGTTGTCAATGCCCGTCACGTCAAGAATGTGCCCGGTCGCAAGACTGATGTCCAGGACAGTCAGTGGCTGGCAACACTGGGTCGGTGTGGTTTGCTTCGCCCCAGCTTTGTACCGCCCCCTGATATCGAGCAGCTGAGGTTGCTGTTTCGCCGTCGTCAGAAACTGGTGGGGCAGCTTGCCGGTGAAAAGACCCGTCTGCATAAAGTTCTGGACGATGCCGGCATCCGTCTCGGTGGTGTAGTGAGTGACATACATGGCAAGTCCGCACAGGAAATGATTCAGGGACTGATTGACGGCCTGCCTCCGCAAGAGCTGGTGAAGTTTGCCCGTGGCAAGCTGAAGAGCAAAACCAAAGAGTTATTCGACAGCATGGAAGGCTCGCTGTCTTCAGCACATCTGACAGTGCTTAAGAGCATCCGGAAACATATTCAGTATCTGGATGATGAGGTTGCCGAATTGGATGCGGGAATACGCAATATTGTACAAACTCAGTACCGGGAACCCTGGCAGCTATTGCAAACCCTTCCGGGAGTCGATGAGATCGCAGCAGCAGGGTTGATTGCTGAGATCGGTGATGACATGAGTGCCTTTGGCAGCCGGGAGTCTCTGGCATCCTGGGCAGGCCTATGTCCGGGCAACAATGAAAGTGCCGGTAAGCGTAAGAGTGGTAAAACTCGTAAGGGCAACCAGTCCTTACGACGGCTGATGTGTGAGATCAGTCAGGCAGCTGTAAAGACCAAAAGCCAGTTCAAAGGCAAACATCAAAGCCTGACCATTCGCCGTGGATATAAGCGCAGCATCATTGCCATCGGACATAAAATGTTGCGGGTGATCTACTGCATCCTCACCAGGCTTACGCCCTACAAGGATCCAGAGATTGATTACGAAGCACTGACGGTTCACAGGAATGCACCGCGCTGGTTACAGATGCTCCAGAAATATAATTATCTGCCAGCTTTAACTAAAGAATAA
- a CDS encoding IS66 family transposase, protein MHLPDSLFSSTDNEQLRSFVKNLLDTVEKQSVQIERQRVQIEQLVEENEQLRAEIRHLKKHKGKPKIRPNVSDKGDDQEDSSSAEDTDQAAGKSDTDRPPKSKRPRSQEAGETAAPPMTVDREEICSIAAPGENWRFKCYIDFFHTELDLRFVTTRYRREYYTTPEGGVSAPLPDHVKDRFGDNLKAHLLDFYHSCSTTQPLLLSWLHDHGCSISEGSLSNILTKGHDIFHQEKEELLEAGLTCSDYLQADDTGARHQGKNGYCLFIGNPYFSYFHSSDSKSRINFLGCLQGQQRLYLLNDVAIDYMENQVDVSKKWITALSECGEKRFSTEEEWESFLNSIGCAAPQQRRWATEGVLKAALMLNHRLENLIIHSDGARQFDTAFQHSLCWYHAGRNMDKLIPANDLERAARDTVQDQYWCLYDDIEAYQKKPTDKEKQKLYQEFDRWVTQRVDYPALQAELGKLMVVREELLLVLEYPWLPLHNNLSERQIREYVKRRKVSGGTRSKLGRKCRDTFASLKKTCKQHGVSFANYLRDRLTGTNLIPQLGHLILKASGYQETVLANGI, encoded by the coding sequence ATGCACCTGCCTGACTCACTATTCTCCAGTACAGACAATGAACAGTTGCGTTCATTCGTCAAAAACCTTCTCGACACGGTCGAGAAGCAATCTGTGCAAATTGAAAGGCAGCGCGTTCAGATCGAACAGCTGGTCGAAGAGAACGAACAGCTTCGAGCAGAAATTCGCCACCTGAAGAAGCACAAGGGCAAGCCTAAAATCAGGCCTAATGTCTCGGACAAGGGCGATGATCAGGAAGACAGCTCTTCTGCGGAAGACACTGATCAGGCTGCCGGGAAAAGTGACACTGATCGTCCGCCGAAAAGTAAACGACCACGATCACAAGAAGCCGGTGAAACCGCTGCACCACCAATGACTGTTGACCGAGAGGAAATCTGTTCAATCGCTGCTCCCGGTGAGAACTGGCGCTTCAAGTGCTATATCGACTTTTTCCATACTGAGCTGGACTTGCGTTTTGTCACTACTCGCTACAGGCGTGAGTATTACACAACTCCGGAAGGCGGGGTGTCAGCCCCGCTACCTGATCATGTGAAAGACCGTTTTGGCGACAACCTGAAAGCCCATCTGCTGGATTTTTATCATTCATGCAGTACGACACAGCCACTACTGCTATCTTGGCTGCACGACCATGGATGCTCAATATCAGAAGGTTCCCTGAGCAACATCCTGACGAAAGGCCATGATATTTTCCACCAGGAAAAAGAAGAATTGCTGGAAGCAGGGCTGACTTGCTCTGATTATCTCCAGGCCGACGACACAGGTGCTCGCCACCAAGGAAAAAACGGCTACTGCCTGTTTATCGGCAACCCTTATTTTTCCTACTTCCATAGCAGCGACAGTAAGAGCAGGATTAATTTCCTGGGCTGTCTGCAAGGGCAGCAGCGGCTTTATCTTCTCAACGACGTTGCCATTGACTACATGGAGAATCAGGTTGATGTGTCGAAGAAGTGGATCACTGCGCTATCCGAATGCGGCGAGAAGCGTTTCTCAACAGAAGAAGAGTGGGAGAGCTTCCTTAACAGCATTGGTTGTGCTGCCCCGCAACAAAGGCGCTGGGCGACAGAGGGTGTTTTAAAGGCCGCATTGATGCTCAATCATCGCCTTGAGAACCTGATTATCCATAGCGATGGAGCCCGGCAGTTTGATACAGCCTTTCAGCATTCGCTGTGTTGGTACCATGCGGGAAGAAACATGGACAAGCTGATACCGGCCAATGACCTGGAACGAGCCGCCCGTGACACCGTGCAGGATCAGTACTGGTGCCTCTACGACGACATTGAGGCCTACCAGAAAAAACCAACGGACAAGGAGAAACAGAAGCTCTACCAGGAGTTTGATCGTTGGGTAACACAGCGGGTTGACTACCCTGCCTTGCAGGCTGAGTTGGGCAAACTGATGGTTGTCAGGGAAGAGCTGTTATTGGTTCTTGAGTATCCGTGGCTGCCACTGCACAACAACCTGAGCGAGAGGCAGATCAGAGAGTATGTGAAACGGCGAAAGGTTAGCGGTGGTACCCGGAGTAAACTTGGGAGGAAATGCCGCGACACCTTTGCCAGTTTGAAAAAGACCTGTAAACAACACGGGGTGTCCTTTGCCAACTATCTCAGGGACAGGCTGACTGGAACCAATCTGATTCCGCAGCTGGGGCATCTCATCCTGAAGGCATCAGGCTATCAGGAAACGGTTCTTGCCAATGGAATATGA